A single Dermacentor variabilis isolate Ectoservices chromosome 9, ASM5094787v1, whole genome shotgun sequence DNA region contains:
- the LOC142558440 gene encoding uncharacterized protein LOC142558440 → MVAASWGRVTLTLDEGSSCHARQVYFPSGFNGGCGNVVATLEDARGSGDVAMLLLLDVQSAFDRLPHEVIEAKLDCLGVTGCLRGFISAFLVGRSFHVRADDVALWIRGPRRSIAAIRGSLQRALEAVISFGGIGLSVSPAKTEALLVHPLASARLYVKQLRIANTTVPWKRQVTYLGLTIDHRLSWIPAVKAVTSKVRRVQGAVSKMQQRGRGCTVKWALRMNQAAATSILLYALPLVLLSPARKQQLERLHRSAVRSILGLPKHSRIAATLAEAGEWPLSLHMLQRALGHTDRLHRAPDGGVLLCRLRSQPLSRMGGLCQLYEELIVQRPVPMVTPPPHEKPPEVHLSLNGASKRRTPAAALQQAATGKLLEELDGRLLVYTDGSVLSNCSAAAACTIPSEGRSRQCRLPFRASSTAAELAGLHLAADLLAEDPPTKPVAVLSDSRLALQALSDHHRHGVTQTLLRAKISALSAVGVAISFHWLPSHVGIAGNEEADVLAQAAHHPTVPLTGAVAGSDFSRQRLKQLLTSSHPDSRVATNRAPKLLPENGLSRRDRSTLLRLHTGSVWTAARLHAKGRIASSACRRVCADVLEGHADHLFRNIGVRASFGTPV, encoded by the exons ATGGttgctgcctcttggggcagagtcacACTGACACTGGATGAAGGCTCCAGTTGCCATGCTAGGCAAGTGTACTTCCCTTCTGGTTTTAATGGAGGGTGTGGAA ATGTGGTGGCCACCTTGGAGGATGCCAGGGGCAGTGGGGACGTCGCCATGCTGCTGCTCCTGGACGTCCAGAGTGCCTTTGACCGGCTGCCGCACGAGGTGATCGAGGCTAAACTGGACTGCTTAGGCGTCACCGGATGTCTCCGGGGCTTCATCTCTGCCTTCCTGGTGGGCCGGAGTTTTCATGTACGG GCAGATGATGTGGCGCTGTGGATACGAGGACCCAGGAGAAGCATCGCTGCCATCCGGGGCTCTCTACAGCGGGCATTAGAAGCGGTCATCTCCTTCGGTGGCATTGGCCTCTCCGTGTCCCCGGCAAAGACAGAGGCACTACTTGTACACCCGCTAGCCTCCGCACGCCTCTACGTGAAACAGCTGCGCATTGCAAACACCACCGTCCCATGGAAGCGGCAGGTCACGTATTTAGGCCTAACCATTGATCATCGGCTCTCCTGGATTCCTGCTGTCAAGGCTGTCACCTCCAAAGTACGAAGAGTCCAGGGGGCAGTGAGCAAGATGCAGCAGCGTGGTCGGGGCTGCACCGTCAAGTGGGCGCTGCGGATGAACCAAGCGGCGGCCACATCCATCCTGCTATATGCCCTGCCGCTGGTTCTACTATCTCCAGCCAGGAAGCAACAACTCGAGAGACTGCACAGGAGTGCAGTTAGGAGCATCCTCGGTCTCCCCAAGCACTCTCGAATTGCTGCCACACTGGCTGAGGCTGGCGAATGGCCACTGTCGCTGCACATGCTCCAACGTGCCCTTGGGCACACTGACCGTCTGCACCGTGCTCCAGATGGCGGGGTTCTGCTCTGCCGACTGCGGAGCCAGCCACTATCTCGCATGGGGGGCCTCTGTCAGCTCTACGAGGAGCTGATTGTACAGCGACCAGTGCCCATGGTCACACCTCCGCCACACGAGAAGCCTCCAGAGGTGCACCTATCCCTGAATGGAGCATCAAAGCGCCGGACGCCAGCAGCAGCACTACAACAGGCAGCTACTGGCAAACTCCTGGAAGAGCTGGACGGCAGGCTGCTCGTGTACACGGATGGCTCCGTGCTCTCCAATTGCTCCGCAGCGGCGGCATGTACCATCCCATCTGAGGGCAGGAGCAGGCAGTGCCGACTTCCTTTTCGCGCGAGCTCCACAGCAGCTGAGCTGGCGGGACTCCACCTGGCTGCAGATCTCCTGGCCGAGGACCCCCCGACAAAACCAGTGGCGGTGCTAAGTGACTCGCGACTGGCTCTCCAAGCACTCTCCGATCACCATCGACACGGAGTCACTCAGACCCTCCTGAGAGCAAAAATCTCGGccctctctgcagtgggcgtagccatatccttccactggctgccttccCACGTAGGGATCGCTGGAAACGAGGAGGCGGATGTCCTTGCTCAGGCCGCCCACCACCCGACCGTTCCACTCACCGGAGCAGTCGCAGGATCGGACTTCTCCAGGCAGAGACTCAAACAGCTGCTCACATCCAGCCATCCGGATAGCAGGGTAGCTACCAACCGCGCCCCAAAACTCCTCCCTGAGAACGGCCTCTCGCGACGGGACCGTTCCACACTCCTTCGTCTGCACACGGGCTCCGTGTGGACGGCAGCTAGGCTCCATGCCAAGGGACGCATCGCCTCGTcggcctgcagaag AGTTTGTGCGGATGTTTTGGAGGGCCATGCGGACCATTTGTTTCGAAATATTGGTGTCAGGGCCTCATTCGGGACTCCTGTGTAG